A DNA window from Desulfovibrio porci contains the following coding sequences:
- a CDS encoding MotE family protein encodes MTKSRPSATRLRLSKLFRWLAVLCFIKLAVLGMLMLDVPLPGRLGDAPRDMARQDAHEAVRSAAVDPAAPLLTARAPENSAASTVPGKTLQRDSSDPLPSGDLPQGSAAAQLAAAAKPRRQTQTGADAALPAPMVTAGSNIAAAAGDAVFSPPALPAPAPLGGPVAEAGTPAPNENVAPLLAASPVRRTGRDDGLLDALGLKNLPIPGLGSVQAAHAAALDMPVPQTPSGASPFTPAEQSAPTTMPGAPDIPANIPRGQGTDGAPLPPRGAGASSVLPSLPQSGQSTALPAPAPRVTTTPPPGDPNDKAQELARQQQDILMLRQQMDQRLKDLQDAERKMKDMIREAKDLEDKKIRNLIQMYANMKPRTAAKALESMDERVAIRILSGMAPKQSGEILTYTNPAKTAKFTELITRMRLPD; translated from the coding sequence ATGACGAAATCGCGACCCTCCGCTACAAGGCTCCGTCTTTCTAAGCTCTTCCGCTGGCTGGCGGTATTGTGCTTCATCAAACTTGCCGTTCTGGGCATGCTCATGCTGGACGTGCCGCTGCCGGGCCGGCTTGGCGACGCTCCGCGCGACATGGCGCGGCAGGACGCGCACGAGGCCGTCCGAAGCGCCGCCGTCGATCCCGCCGCCCCTCTGCTGACGGCGCGCGCTCCTGAAAACAGCGCCGCCTCCACAGTTCCCGGCAAAACCCTTCAGCGCGATTCCTCCGACCCTCTGCCGTCCGGCGATCTGCCCCAAGGGTCCGCCGCCGCGCAACTGGCCGCCGCCGCAAAGCCGCGCCGCCAGACGCAGACGGGAGCGGACGCCGCGCTTCCCGCGCCCATGGTCACAGCCGGAAGCAACATCGCCGCCGCTGCGGGTGACGCCGTATTCAGCCCGCCCGCTCTGCCCGCTCCCGCGCCTTTGGGCGGCCCTGTGGCCGAAGCCGGGACACCGGCCCCGAACGAAAACGTTGCGCCTCTGCTGGCCGCCTCTCCGGTACGCCGCACAGGCCGCGACGACGGCCTGCTGGACGCGCTGGGCCTGAAAAACCTGCCCATTCCGGGACTTGGCAGCGTGCAGGCCGCGCACGCCGCCGCGCTGGACATGCCCGTGCCCCAGACGCCGTCCGGCGCTTCCCCCTTTACCCCGGCGGAACAGAGCGCGCCCACGACCATGCCCGGCGCGCCGGACATTCCGGCCAATATTCCGCGCGGCCAGGGAACCGACGGCGCGCCGCTGCCTCCGCGCGGCGCTGGGGCCTCCTCAGTCCTTCCCTCCCTGCCGCAAAGCGGCCAGTCCACCGCCCTGCCCGCGCCCGCGCCCCGGGTGACGACCACTCCCCCACCCGGCGATCCCAACGACAAGGCCCAGGAACTGGCCCGCCAGCAGCAGGACATCCTTATGCTGCGCCAGCAGATGGACCAGCGTCTGAAAGACCTGCAGGACGCCGAGCGGAAAATGAAGGATATGATCCGCGAAGCCAAGGACCTGGAAGACAAGAAAATCCGCAATCTGATCCAGATGTACGCCAATATGAAGCCCCGCACGGCGGCCAAGGCGCTGGAGAGCATGGACGAGCGGGTGGCCATCCGGATTCTGTCGGGCATGGCCCCCAAACAGTCCGGCGAAATTCTGACCTACACCAATCCGGCCAAGACCGCCAAATTTACGGAGCTGATCACCCGCATGAGGCTGCCCGACTGA
- the truA gene encoding tRNA pseudouridine(38-40) synthase TruA, whose product MRLKLLLAYLGAGYSGWQIQEKPSPPPTIQGELEAALRVLAGTPVRVHGSGRTDAGVHAHGQVAHCDVPDDKAKQSWRRSLNALLPPAIRVLAAEPAPPDFHARKDALRKTYAYQFWQERNFVPPQLAPFVWNCGPLDVQAMRAALPYLLGEQDFAGLQNAGTDMESTTRHISTAALDILPPCEFYPPHAPLLRLTVTANGFLKQMVRNMAGLLAACGQGKIHPESIPALLAARDRRAVPSVTAPAGGLALVRVEYPQ is encoded by the coding sequence ATGCGCCTGAAACTGCTGCTGGCCTATCTGGGCGCCGGCTACAGCGGCTGGCAGATTCAGGAAAAGCCCTCGCCGCCGCCCACCATTCAGGGAGAGCTGGAGGCCGCCCTGCGCGTGCTGGCCGGAACGCCCGTACGGGTGCACGGTTCGGGCCGCACTGACGCGGGCGTGCACGCCCACGGGCAGGTGGCCCACTGCGACGTGCCCGACGACAAGGCCAAACAGTCCTGGCGGCGCAGCCTCAACGCACTGCTGCCGCCGGCAATCCGCGTGCTGGCGGCCGAGCCCGCGCCGCCGGACTTTCACGCCCGCAAGGACGCCCTGCGCAAAACCTACGCCTACCAGTTCTGGCAGGAACGCAATTTTGTGCCGCCGCAACTGGCCCCATTTGTCTGGAACTGCGGTCCGCTGGATGTGCAGGCCATGCGCGCGGCCCTGCCGTATCTGCTGGGCGAACAGGACTTTGCCGGGCTGCAAAACGCGGGCACGGACATGGAAAGCACGACGCGCCACATCAGCACTGCCGCCCTGGACATTCTGCCGCCGTGCGAATTTTACCCCCCGCACGCGCCCCTGCTGCGCCTGACCGTCACGGCCAACGGCTTTCTCAAGCAGATGGTGCGCAATATGGCCGGTCTGCTGGCGGCCTGCGGCCAGGGCAAAATCCATCCCGAAAGCATCCCGGCCCTGCTGGCGGCCCGCGACCGCCGGGCCGTGCCCTCGGTCACGGCTCCGGCCGGGGGCTTGGCGCTGGTCCGTGTGGAGTATCCCCAGTAA
- the fliJ gene encoding flagellar export protein FliJ, which produces MPFRFKMQKVLDYREQLEEEAKVRLATAQRRHQEARERLEQLQAELRRSQDRLCDEAMMDAAERWLLEQYVKGLRGDEAAASLQVRMLAQMVEEARNLLAARAIDKKLLDKLKERQKQYYAREEQLKEQRFNDEIATLRYKAPSF; this is translated from the coding sequence ATGCCATTTCGCTTCAAAATGCAGAAAGTGCTCGACTACCGGGAACAACTGGAGGAAGAGGCCAAGGTGCGCCTGGCCACGGCGCAGCGCCGCCACCAGGAGGCCCGGGAGCGCCTGGAGCAGCTTCAGGCCGAGTTGCGCCGTTCCCAGGACCGCCTCTGTGACGAAGCCATGATGGACGCCGCCGAACGCTGGCTGCTGGAGCAGTATGTCAAAGGCCTGCGCGGCGACGAGGCCGCCGCCTCCCTGCAGGTGCGCATGCTGGCCCAGATGGTGGAGGAAGCCAGAAATCTGCTGGCGGCCCGCGCCATAGACAAAAAGCTGCTGGACAAACTCAAGGAACGGCAGAAACAATATTATGCCCGCGAAGAACAGTTGAAGGAGCAACGCTTCAATGACGAAATCGCGACCCTCCGCTACAAGGCTCCGTCTTTCTAA
- a CDS encoding YbjQ family protein, with amino-acid sequence MFFLLGGNDKKARKAEKQMRMSDSTARVRNVFLAGRFPVVTTHQVEGRRIAKVLGLVCCRGYDSDEAFFGMAGRAMNKGAQAIVGYSENVAFHPDGSKYFSCFGTAVMFEYDPADPDALPLMLQQKFKQREQQPNSDMI; translated from the coding sequence ATGTTTTTTTTGCTGGGAGGCAATGACAAAAAAGCCCGCAAGGCCGAGAAGCAGATGCGTATGTCTGACAGCACCGCCCGCGTGCGCAACGTCTTTCTGGCCGGGCGTTTTCCCGTGGTGACCACCCATCAGGTGGAGGGCCGCCGCATCGCCAAGGTGCTGGGTCTGGTCTGCTGCCGGGGCTATGATTCGGACGAGGCCTTTTTCGGCATGGCGGGCCGCGCCATGAACAAGGGGGCTCAGGCTATTGTGGGCTACAGCGAAAATGTGGCCTTCCACCCGGACGGCAGCAAATATTTTTCCTGCTTCGGCACGGCCGTCATGTTTGAATACGATCCCGCGGACCCCGATGCTCTGCCGCTGATGCTCCAGCAGAAATTCAAGCAACGGGAGCAGCAGCCCAACAGTGATATGATCTGA